The following is a genomic window from Planctomycetia bacterium.
GCGGCGATTCCGTTCCCGGTCTCGTCGTCTGGGATCCCCTCATCAACGCCGGCGTCATCGATGAGATCGCATTTAGCAAGCTGCCCGAGACCGGCGGAAATCCGATTACCGGCGTCTCCCGCGACCAGTTCGAGATCGTCGGAGAGACGGCCGAGGTACCGGAGATGGTCGTTGTTGCAGGCCCGGGCGCGGATCCAGAAAAGACAGAATTGCTGAAGTCGTACCTTCTCAATGACGCCAAGAATGACGAGGCCCTGTGCAAGCAGCTCGGTATTCAAGGGTTCGCGCCGGCCGATCCGGCTGCCTATGCGGCGACGCGTTCGCTGATTCCAAAGTCGTAGTGCCGTCCGGACCCGAGCGAAATGGATCCATGGACATCGTCGGCGAGTGTCCGGCCCACCACGCAAAACGCAGATGCCGCATTTTGAAAGTGCCGCGGCATCTCTGCCCGATTCATTAATGACATGACTTTCGACTCATCCACGTCCGACACCGCCCATCGGTCCCGTAAGCCCCGAAGCGAACCGGCGTGGGCCGAACTGGATGACGAGGCACTCCTTGATCTTCGGTTCTGCGACTTGGGGGTGACGATTCGCGGCGGGGAGCTCGAGTCGCGCATCCGCGAGGTCACCCGGGAATTGGCTGCCGGGCAGTTGTCGTTTCGGCCGCATTACTGGCTTTCGGACGAATGGTTTACACCCGACGGCGTTGCCGGAGTGGCGATTCCTTTCTATCTGGCTCATCCACGTTTGATCAAGCTGGAGGAGCGGCAGATGCTCGAGGCGGAGGGCGGCTCGCGCGAATGGTGCCTGCGCATCCTTCGGCACGAAATCGGCCATGCAATCGACAACGCCTATCGGCTGCACCGTTTGAAGAGTTGGCGACAGGTTTTTGGCAAGGCCTCGGTTCCCTATCCGGATTTTTATCAGCCGCGGCCGTTTAGCCGCAGGTTTGTGCTGCATCTCGACTCCTGGTATGCCCAGAGTCACCCGGTGGAGGACTTCGCGGAGACGTTCGCGATCTGGCTGACGCCGGGATCCAACTGGCGGGCGCGTTATGCGGGGTGGCCGGCGCTGAAGAAGCTGGAGTACGTCGATCGGCTGATGAGCCAGATCGGCGGAGCGCCGCCCAAGGTGACGAAAAAAACGCAGGTGGATCACATTCGCAACCTGCGCATCACGCTCCGCGAGCACTACGAGCAGAAGCGGGCGCGCTACGGCGCGGATTACCCTGATTTTCACGATCGCGACCTGCGAAGGCTGTTTACGGATTCGCAGGACTCCACCGGCGGCGAACTGGCTGAACATTTTCTCCGCCGGCATCGCAAGTCGATCCGCGGGCTTGTGGCCCGGTGGACCGGAGAGTATCAGTATCGCATCGACCAGGTTCTGGCGGAGATGCTGCGACGTTGCAAGGAACTCAAGCTGCGAGTGCGCAAGAGTGAGGAAGAGACTCGGCTTGAGGCCGTCATTCTCTTGACCGTGCAGACGATGAACTATCTACACAGCGGATATCATCAGATCGCCTTATGAAGAAGCTTCGTATCCTGGCCATGATGGACGAAGACCTTGTTCCGCCCGACTCCCTCGAGGGAGTCAGCGACGAGGAGATGTCGCCGTGGAAGATGGAGTACGACGTGCTTGTCACGCTGCGCGAACTGGGCCACGAGACGCAGGCCCTGGGGGTGGGCAGCAAGCTCGGCGCGATCGGCGATGCGATCGAGAAGTTCAAACCCGACATCGTATTCAACCTGCTTGAGGAGTTTCGGGGGCGCGGCACTTATGTGCCTTACGTTTTGGGCTACTTCGAGCTGATCGGGCAGGCCTACACCGGGTGCAACCCGCGCGGCCTGGTGCTGGCGGACAACAAGGCCCTGTCCAAGAAGATTCTTCGACATCATCGGATTCCGGTGCCCGATTTCGCCGTGTTCCCGCGCGGCAAGCGCGTGAAGCGTCCGAACCGATTGCAATTCCCGCTGATCGTGAAGTCGGTGGCGGAGCATGGATCGGTGGGCATCTCGCAGGCGTCGGTCGTGAATGACGACGACAAGCTGGCCGAACGGGTGGCCTTCATCCACGAACAACATCAGTCGGAGGCCATGGCGGAGGAATACATCGATGGGCGCGAGCTGTACGTGGGCATCCTCGGCAACAGCCGGGTCAGCACGCTGCCGATCTGGGAGATGCAGTTCGAGAATCTCGCGGACGGCGCCCTGCCGATTGCGACCGACAAGGTCAAGTGGGATCTTCGCTATCAAAAGGAACGCGGCATCACCACAAACGCCGCGGAGCAACTCACCGAAGCGATGATGCGGCAGATAACGCGGCTCTGCCGGCGCGCCTACCGGGCGCTGAATCAAAGCGGCTACGCCCGAATGGATTTCCGCCTGGCGCCGGATGAAAAAGTGTATCTCCTGGAATCAAATCCGAATCCGAATCTGTCATTTGGCGAGGACTTCTCCGAATCCGCCGAGAGCATGAACATTCGATATGATCAGCTCATCCAGCGCATCGTAAAGCTCGGCCTGCAATACCACGCCGAGCGGCATTAGGGCGATCCTGGACCCGCGTCACATGCCTTCAGCCGCCCTTTTCTTTTTTTTTGCATTGCGTGACCTTCAGGCATAGACTCCCGCTCGTCGCGGTCATGGATGGGCCCCCGCCCGACCAGACCCGCTGCCAGGGAGATCATCATGGGCAAGTCGATCATCTTCGCGGTTGTTGCGCTCACGACTTGTGGTTGCCAGGGCTTTTCGCAACGTATCGACGCCGGATCGGTCGAGGATCGACTCGCGGCGATCGAGTCAAACAGACTGCGCGAACCCGACGATGCTTCGGCGCACGACTGGTTTGGCGACATGGCCGCGCCGACGGAGGACCCAGCAGCCAAGCCGCTCGTGCTGACCAACCGGCCGGCGCCGCGCAGCGTGCGGATCGCCGTCGCAAGGGACTGCGCGATTCGCTCGCTCTCGCGACCGCTGGTGATGGCCGATCTGGGCGAGGCGCCTCAGGAGGGCGAGTCAACGGAGCACGTCGAACTTGCCGATTCGACATCCTCAACCGACGGATACACTCGCAGTTCGCCGCTGGCATCGTTCTGGGACACGGTCAAGCGCGATGTCAAGTCGATGCCGTCTGACCTTTGGCGAGACACCAAGCGGGTGTATGCCAACCCGGTGAATCTGATCATACTCGGCGGCACGCTGGGCGGGTCGATCGCGATCAAGGGGACGGGTGTGGATCGGTCCATCGAGCACCACTTCAATCGTCGAAACGACTTTCAACCGCCGCACCATCACATGAAAGAGGATTGGCGCGACGCGTTTGGCGCGATCGGCAATCCGGGAACGCATTTCGCATTGGCCGGCCTGTGGTATCTGATCGGGCAGCAGTCGATGGACGACAAGACCTATGAAGTCGGCAAGACGCTCTTCTCGGCCTTGATGATCAACGGCCTTACCGTCGTTGTCGGTCAGGCGGCATCGTACGACCGGGCGCCGAACGGGGAGCGGGGCACACTTCCATCCGGCCATACCTCCAGCAGCTTCGTGGTTGCCAGCGTCCTGCACCAGGCTTACGGCCACGCGGTCGGCGTTCCGCTTTATGCGCTTGCGACGCTCGTCGCGCACGAACGCCTCGAAGACCGCGAGCATTACTTCTCCGACGTGGTCATGGGCGGCGTGCTCGGCCTCGTCGTGGGGCACAGCGTCGCCAGCGGACGCGATCCCGAGTTTTTCGGGTGGAAGATTCTCCCTTATGCAAGCACCCAGGGCGGCGCGGGAGTCGCCTTCGTGAAAACGCTGGACTAACTGCGGCGGGATACCAGACGGGATCGGGTCCGCTGATTCTACTTAATACGCAGTAGAGCTAATCGCCTTCCGGAGGGGCAGGCGGTTCATCATCCGGCGCGGCCGGCTCGTGCGGCCCGCGTCGGCGCGGTCCACCGCGATCTTCTCCCGGCGGACCGTCGCCGTGGAATCGTCGCGGCCCGGGTCCATCGGGGCCAAACCGTTCGAGGTCATTCGGTCCTCTGCCCGGGAAGTCCGGGCGGACATCGCCTTCTTTGATGCGTTTGATGCGCTCGGCGATGCGGTCCTCTGAGTGTAGCTTTTCCTCGTCGAAGCGCCGGCGCTGCTCTGCGAGACGCCGTTGCTGCTCGGCGATTCGCTCTTCA
Proteins encoded in this region:
- a CDS encoding phosphatase PAP2 family protein; protein product: MGKSIIFAVVALTTCGCQGFSQRIDAGSVEDRLAAIESNRLREPDDASAHDWFGDMAAPTEDPAAKPLVLTNRPAPRSVRIAVARDCAIRSLSRPLVMADLGEAPQEGESTEHVELADSTSSTDGYTRSSPLASFWDTVKRDVKSMPSDLWRDTKRVYANPVNLIILGGTLGGSIAIKGTGVDRSIEHHFNRRNDFQPPHHHMKEDWRDAFGAIGNPGTHFALAGLWYLIGQQSMDDKTYEVGKTLFSALMINGLTVVVGQAASYDRAPNGERGTLPSGHTSSSFVVASVLHQAYGHAVGVPLYALATLVAHERLEDREHYFSDVVMGGVLGLVVGHSVASGRDPEFFGWKILPYASTQGGAGVAFVKTLD
- a CDS encoding ATP-grasp domain-containing protein; translation: MKKLRILAMMDEDLVPPDSLEGVSDEEMSPWKMEYDVLVTLRELGHETQALGVGSKLGAIGDAIEKFKPDIVFNLLEEFRGRGTYVPYVLGYFELIGQAYTGCNPRGLVLADNKALSKKILRHHRIPVPDFAVFPRGKRVKRPNRLQFPLIVKSVAEHGSVGISQASVVNDDDKLAERVAFIHEQHQSEAMAEEYIDGRELYVGILGNSRVSTLPIWEMQFENLADGALPIATDKVKWDLRYQKERGITTNAAEQLTEAMMRQITRLCRRAYRALNQSGYARMDFRLAPDEKVYLLESNPNPNLSFGEDFSESAESMNIRYDQLIQRIVKLGLQYHAERH
- a CDS encoding putative zinc-binding metallopeptidase; translation: MTFDSSTSDTAHRSRKPRSEPAWAELDDEALLDLRFCDLGVTIRGGELESRIREVTRELAAGQLSFRPHYWLSDEWFTPDGVAGVAIPFYLAHPRLIKLEERQMLEAEGGSREWCLRILRHEIGHAIDNAYRLHRLKSWRQVFGKASVPYPDFYQPRPFSRRFVLHLDSWYAQSHPVEDFAETFAIWLTPGSNWRARYAGWPALKKLEYVDRLMSQIGGAPPKVTKKTQVDHIRNLRITLREHYEQKRARYGADYPDFHDRDLRRLFTDSQDSTGGELAEHFLRRHRKSIRGLVARWTGEYQYRIDQVLAEMLRRCKELKLRVRKSEEETRLEAVILLTVQTMNYLHSGYHQIAL